The following nucleotide sequence is from Triticum dicoccoides isolate Atlit2015 ecotype Zavitan chromosome 7B, WEW_v2.0, whole genome shotgun sequence.
CTCTTCCTCTTGTAAACCCTAGCTACCTCCTATGGAATTGGAGATTGTAAGCAGAGACATAACAGCGCCCCACACCACATATGCTTGCTacaactccctccgtccaaaaatacttgtcattaaaatggattaaaaaatgtatctagaactaaaatatgtctagatacatcccctttttgaAGTCATGACTGCCAAAGGGTTTGGTACGAGATGGATGACATGGGTGGCGATCCTGCTGCAAATGGCAACCACCAAAGTGATTGTTAATGGCGTGGCTGGGAAGAGTTTTGGGCACGCATGCGGGCTTCGCCAGGGGGATCCTATCTCGCCTCTGCTCTTCGTCATTGCTATGGATGTTCTGATGAAACTCGTTCAGCGAGCTATGGCGGCTGGTGTGCTAAGCTCTTTCCATGGGATCACGGCCATGCAAAGGATCTCGATATATGCGGATGACGTAGCCTTGCTTATCAAACCTACAGTCATGGATTTGAGCTTTGTGAAGGAGACTTTAAAAGCTTTTGGTGAAGCTTCTGGGCATAAGGTGAACTATCGGAAGTCGTCGGCCATAGTGCTTAGAGGGGATGTGGACGACAGACAAAGGGTGGCTGCACTACTCCAGTGTGACTTAGCGGAATTCCCATGCAGGTACCTTGGCCTACAGCTTGCCATCAAGAACTTGACTCGCGCGGAACTTGACCCGCTTGGCAAAGGGGGTTGATTCAACGACCTGGCAGGTTGATCCTGGTGCAATCTATCATCTCTGCTAGGCCGATACATCACCTAATGATTGTGGACGCCCCTGTCTGGGTGTTTGAGGAGATTAACAAGTGGATGAGATCCTTCTTTTGGGCCAGCAAGGACAAGGTTAATGGTGGACAATGCCTCGTCGCATGGGACATCTGTCGACCTAAGTGCCACGGTGGGCTTGGAGTTCACAACTTCAATCTTTGGCGCTAAGGGTCAGGAGGGAATGGCTAAAGCGTATGGAGCCTGCGAGGCCGTGGCAGGGCTTACCAATGATCGAAGATAGATTGGCAAGGGAGGTGTTTGATAGTTTGGTTCATATTCAAGTTGGATCAGGTGATAGCGTTCTGTTCTGGAGGGATCGGTGGATACACGGATATGCAGTAGCTGACATTGCTCCACTCCTGCTTATGACGGTCCACACGAGGGTGATCAATACAAGAACAGTGCAACAGGCACTGCTCAACAACAAATGGATGGAGGACTGTCAAATTGAGATCTCTTTCATGGCTCAAATGCAATGCATGCATCTCTGACATGCGGTGGCGACAGTTGACAGACGTGAGACCGAGCAGGATGTCTTCACCTGGACTTGCTCATCTTCTGGTCAATACTCAGCCAAGTCAGTCTATTCCAGCCTTTGCAATGGATGGCCTAAATCGCCCATGGCAAAGTGTGTTTGGAGAAGTTGGGCCCCTCTTAAGTGCAAAATCTTTGTTTGGCTCGCAATGCAGTACAGGATATGGACGTCGGACAGGAGGGCTAGACATGGGCTTTAGGATGAGAGCTCAGCATGCTACACGTGCTTACAGGATGAGGATAATGCTGGTCATATTCTTCTGCAGTGCCCGTACGCTAGGGAGGTCTGGTATAGGACATGGGACACCCTGCAGATTAACATCTCTCAATCACTCGCAAATGAGAATACCCTGGAGTGGTGGCTACGAGCACGAAGAAGCTTCCTAGGAGCGCTTTGTGGAAACAGAGGAAGGCAAGAGTCTTCAGTAGGGTAGATCAACAAAAAACTTCTCTGGAGCTTGTTACTAGTACGTTATTGAAGGTAGCTGGGTGGTCGCAGGCGGTAGGTGGTGTTGGTGGTCTACAACGGTTTATGAGGAGTTAGCTTAGATGTAGTCTGGGTGGTGTTGGTCTTGGTGTAACCATGTGTGCCGGATGTTCGCATTTGAGCCACACTTCTTGTAATTATGCTTTCTTcatcttctataaaaatatggtacgctattagcgtactctcgaaaaaaaatccattttgatgacaagtattaccGGACGCAGGGAGTACAACCTAAAACAACAGCCCAAATCATGCATGCATGTTCTCAAGGATTGATTGAACCAGGAGATTGTTTCAAAAAAAGTTAAAAATGAACCAGGAGATGGCAATGGCAATCACCCAATCAAATGAATCAATCAAGGTTGCCAGCTTGGACGAGCAGCAGTCGATCAGGCGCTCCCAACCCTGGAGACCCTGGGAACCTCGACGGGGAAGCGGTCGATCTCGTCCGCCCACGGGTTCTTCTCCTCGGCCTCCGGCGCCACCGTGCGCAGAGCCCTCCAGACGGCGCTGTTGCACTTGAACCCGGAGCCGAAGGCGATCTGCCAGACCCTGTCGCGCCGCCCGATGCGGCCCTTGGCCTCGCTGTAGGCCAGCTCGTACCACAGCGAGCTGCTCGACGTGTTGCCGAACCGGTACAGCGTCATCCGCGACGGCTCCATGTGCCACTCCGTCAGCCCCAGGTTCTTCTCCAGCTCGTCCAGCACGGCGCGCCCGCCCGCGTGGATGCAGAAGTGCTCGAACGCCAGCTTGAAGTCCGGGATGTAGGGCTTGATCTTCACCTTGAAGGCCTTCTTCGCCACCAGCGTCGCCATGAACAGCAGCTGCTCCGACAGCGGGAGCACCAGCGGGCCCAGGGTGgtgatgttggtcttgagcgcgtCGCCGGCCACCGCCATCAGGTCCTTGGAGAGCGACACGCCCACCTTGCCGGCCTCGTCCTCCTGCTGCGTCACGCAGCCGAAGCACTTGTCGTCCGCGCCCTTGTGGGTGCGGACGGTGTGCACCAGCTCGTACTTGGAGCGCCGCCGGTCGGACCGCCGGTTGGAGAGCAGGATCGCCGCGCCGCCCATCCGGAACAGGCAGTTGGACACCAGCATGGAGCGGTCGTTCCCGAAGTACCAGTTGAGGGTGATGTTCTCCATGCTGATGACCAGCGCGTACGAGTTGGGGTGCACCTGCAGCAGGTCCTTGGCGAGGTCGATGGACAGCAGCCCGGCGCTGCAGCCCATCCCGCCCAGGTTGTAGCTCACAATGTTGCCCCTCAGCCTGTAGTGGTTCACCACCATGGCCGACAGCGACGGCGTCGGGTTGAACAGGCTGCAGTTGACGACCAGGATGCCGATGTCCTTGGGCCTCACCCCGGTCTTCTCCAGCAGCTGGTCGATGGCGCCGAACATGACGGTGCTCGCCTCCTTGCGCGCCTCGTCCATGCACGGGTTGGGGGGCACCCGGAGCACGGCGGGGGGCAGATAGGTGTCCTCGCCCAGCCCCGAACGCTCGAGGATCTTGCGCTGGAAGTCGAGGTTGGCGTCGGTGAAGGAGCCGGTGGCCTCGGAGCAGCGCATGAAGGTCTGGCGCGTGCACCGGCGCTCCGGTTCCGGCTTGTAGCAGGCGAAGTCGACGAGGTAGACGGGGCGGGGGCGGGTGAGGAAGTAGACGgtggagaggaagacgaggagggtGGAGCAGACGAGCACGGAGACGAGGTTGAACCGGAGCTGCTCCCACAGGTCGGCGAGGTCGCCCGGGGACACGGTGGAGAGCTGCACGGCCACCAAGGCCATGAGCGGCGACAGCAGCAGGTACATGCCGTGGGAGATGAGGTGGTGGTACCCCAGCTTCACGTACTTGAGCCGCACCGACTGGAGGAAGTCTGGCAGCAGCCGCGGCTGCGCTGCTggctccgccgccggcgccggcgggtTGGCGGCATTGGGCGCTGGAGAATCCATTCTACTGACAAACAAACAACAGTTAAAATAAATTTCAGAAATCCCAAGACAAGAATTCTGGAATGCTGCTACAGTGGTTGGGTTTAGGAGCTGAGATGCAAATCTATGGCGTTCTCGGGCAGCGATCCCAAAACCCCGCACGAATTACACATGCAACGAGCACGGAAAGTACTGGAAGAAAAACAGTCCTCCTCCGAGATCGAGCAACAGGACTGAACACACCAGCTCAGGGGAAGACAAATTCAGCGACCACCGAGAGATCAGAGACCGCCACAGAATTCCCGAGACCAAGAACAGCCGCACGACCACAGCCACTCCGGTCCGGCGGCCGCCACCGACCCACCACGCAGAGCTCGAACAATGCGTCAAATCAAATCGAGACTAGACCGCCGGCACAGCTCGGAGACAGACAGGGGAGGTTTTGAGACGTACCCAGGCAACAATCGCCGGTAGAAGCGGCCGAATCCCCCGATCCGTTGCGCgtgggaggacgaggaggaggagcggaAGACGACTCGAGCctctccgccgccccgccccgcttcTCTCTATGTGCCTGTGCGTGGCACCAATCCGGCCGCGAGCACCGCGTGGTGGCAGGCAGCTCGGCCTCGCGTGTCTTTAATAGGGGAGAGAGGCAGAGGCAGAGGAGAAAACGGCACGGGAAACAA
It contains:
- the LOC119340152 gene encoding 3-ketoacyl-CoA synthase 11-like; translated protein: MDSPAPNAANPPAPAAEPAAQPRLLPDFLQSVRLKYVKLGYHHLISHGMYLLLSPLMALVAVQLSTVSPGDLADLWEQLRFNLVSVLVCSTLLVFLSTVYFLTRPRPVYLVDFACYKPEPERRCTRQTFMRCSEATGSFTDANLDFQRKILERSGLGEDTYLPPAVLRVPPNPCMDEARKEASTVMFGAIDQLLEKTGVRPKDIGILVVNCSLFNPTPSLSAMVVNHYRLRGNIVSYNLGGMGCSAGLLSIDLAKDLLQVHPNSYALVISMENITLNWYFGNDRSMLVSNCLFRMGGAAILLSNRRSDRRRSKYELVHTVRTHKGADDKCFGCVTQQEDEAGKVGVSLSKDLMAVAGDALKTNITTLGPLVLPLSEQLLFMATLVAKKAFKVKIKPYIPDFKLAFEHFCIHAGGRAVLDELEKNLGLTEWHMEPSRMTLYRFGNTSSSSLWYELAYSEAKGRIGRRDRVWQIAFGSGFKCNSAVWRALRTVAPEAEEKNPWADEIDRFPVEVPRVSRVGSA